In Sodalis ligni, a single genomic region encodes these proteins:
- a CDS encoding TetR/AcrR family transcriptional regulator produces MITKNKPSLPGKQQRVDERRDQIIAAARICFRQHGFHGAGMAEIASLSRLSVGQIYRYFTNKEAIIEEIVHRIVKHRVRFMLDNDNDLDRITGYLASESLWGGGEEQINQALMLEVSAEATRNPRIAQILIDADAIVFRQGCTMLLRIYPEMNHDEAATLAELLAVLSEGTMLRILTRQRQNKHEGLQQLYRQIFTKVFPARMQTGSD; encoded by the coding sequence ATGATAACGAAAAATAAGCCCTCTTTGCCTGGTAAACAGCAGCGGGTCGACGAGCGACGTGATCAAATCATTGCCGCCGCGCGTATCTGCTTTCGGCAGCATGGTTTTCATGGTGCCGGAATGGCCGAAATTGCTTCATTGTCTCGGTTGAGTGTCGGGCAGATATACCGTTATTTCACCAACAAAGAAGCGATTATTGAAGAAATAGTTCACCGTATCGTTAAACATCGAGTGCGATTTATGCTTGATAACGATAATGATCTGGATCGGATCACGGGTTATTTGGCCAGTGAAAGTCTTTGGGGGGGCGGTGAGGAACAGATTAACCAGGCGCTTATGTTGGAAGTGTCGGCGGAAGCGACCCGCAATCCGCGTATTGCTCAAATCCTGATTGACGCCGATGCCATAGTGTTCCGGCAAGGTTGTACCATGTTGCTGCGAATCTATCCCGAGATGAATCATGACGAAGCCGCCACATTGGCGGAACTGCTCGCGGTTCTAAGTGAGGGTACTATGCTGCGCATATTGACCCGTCAACGGCAAAATAAGCATGAGGGATTGCAACAGCTGTATCGACAGATTTTCACAAAAGTGTTTCCCGCCAGAATGCAAACAGGTTCGGATTAA
- a CDS encoding MFS transporter — protein MSTSQLTLTAALIGLGAGQLFWGPASDRLGRVKPLLASLALFVLASVWCAYAHDIYQLIIARFIQGMAGAGGAVLARAIARDRYSGNELTRFFAVLMVVNGLAPIVAPIIGGALLGLMNWKGLFLTLSLASAILLVVSFYGLEETLSKKEKGEKPPGL, from the coding sequence ATGTCGACTTCGCAGCTCACGCTAACCGCCGCGCTGATAGGATTGGGTGCCGGGCAGCTATTTTGGGGGCCGGCCAGCGATCGGTTGGGCCGGGTGAAACCGTTATTGGCTTCATTGGCCCTGTTTGTACTGGCCTCGGTCTGGTGTGCCTATGCCCATGATATTTATCAGCTGATTATCGCCCGATTTATACAGGGAATGGCCGGTGCCGGCGGCGCAGTACTTGCCCGTGCTATTGCAAGGGATCGCTATAGCGGAAATGAGTTAACCCGTTTTTTCGCCGTATTGATGGTGGTCAACGGTCTGGCTCCGATTGTTGCCCCGATTATCGGCGGCGCATTATTGGGCTTAATGAACTGGAAGGGATTGTTTCTCACGCTTTCTCTTGCCTCGGCAATTCTGTTAGTGGTTTCATTTTACGGGCTTGAAGAGACCTTGTCGAAAAAGGAAAAAGGGGAGAAACCACCGGGATTATAA
- a CDS encoding efflux transporter outer membrane subunit, which translates to MNKSYQVLAVMVSLALAGCTLQPDYHRPAMPVAAKWDATGQPGQAAANGTDMGWKKFFTDPAMNQLIGLALVNNRDLRIAALNVETARAQFHIDRAALMPTVDANVSQTSEHLPGNLYSTQSTGPVTYHQYDANLGITSWEIDFFGRLRSLRDEGLESYLSTESTQQATQISLIAEVATGYLTLCSDNELLTLAQQTAASQQHSYDLTKRSYDVGVSTSQDLAQAETTVRSAQADVAQYTRQVRKDFDALRLLVGTELPAGLVEHARLNKNWHFPATPAGLPSDLLTRRPDIIAAEHTLKGANANIGAARAAFFPTISLTTAGGSSSSSLGHLFEGGTAAWSFVPTLSVPIFDGGVNRANLDIAKTEQKIEVANYEKTIQTAFKEVSDALAGQATYQDELNARALDTAANQRNYDTSGMRYRQGVDNYLNVLVAQRSLYAAQQSQINTQLGLLEQQITLYKVLGGGWKG; encoded by the coding sequence ATGAATAAATCTTATCAGGTGCTGGCGGTTATGGTTTCTCTGGCGCTGGCAGGCTGTACGCTACAGCCCGACTACCACCGGCCGGCCATGCCGGTGGCCGCTAAATGGGACGCTACCGGCCAGCCTGGGCAGGCGGCGGCGAACGGGACAGATATGGGTTGGAAAAAATTTTTTACAGATCCGGCCATGAATCAGCTGATTGGGCTGGCATTGGTCAATAACCGAGATTTGCGGATTGCCGCGCTGAATGTCGAGACGGCACGGGCACAGTTTCACATTGATAGGGCGGCATTGATGCCCACGGTGGATGCCAATGTCAGCCAAACGTCTGAGCACCTGCCCGGCAATCTCTACTCCACCCAGAGTACCGGGCCGGTGACCTATCATCAATACGATGCCAATCTAGGCATCACGTCGTGGGAAATAGATTTCTTCGGCCGCTTGCGCAGCCTGCGCGACGAGGGACTGGAAAGCTATCTGTCTACCGAGTCGACCCAGCAGGCGACACAAATCAGCCTGATTGCCGAAGTGGCGACGGGCTACCTGACATTATGTTCGGATAATGAGTTGCTGACACTGGCTCAACAGACCGCCGCCAGCCAGCAACATTCGTATGATTTAACCAAACGCAGCTATGACGTCGGCGTGAGCACTTCGCAGGATTTGGCGCAGGCGGAAACCACGGTGCGCAGCGCCCAGGCCGATGTGGCGCAATATACCCGCCAGGTACGCAAGGATTTCGATGCCCTGCGCTTGCTGGTCGGCACCGAATTACCCGCCGGGCTGGTTGAACATGCCCGGCTGAATAAGAATTGGCATTTCCCGGCGACACCCGCCGGCCTGCCGTCCGATCTGTTGACGCGGCGGCCGGATATTATTGCCGCCGAGCATACCCTAAAAGGGGCCAATGCCAACATCGGCGCGGCACGGGCAGCATTTTTCCCCACCATCAGCCTGACAACTGCTGGTGGATCCTCCTCCAGCAGCCTCGGTCATTTATTTGAAGGCGGTACTGCGGCCTGGTCGTTTGTGCCGACATTAAGCGTACCTATTTTTGACGGCGGGGTAAACCGCGCCAATTTGGATATCGCGAAAACTGAGCAAAAAATTGAGGTGGCGAACTATGAAAAAACCATTCAAACGGCGTTTAAAGAGGTCTCCGATGCTCTGGCCGGTCAGGCAACCTATCAGGACGAGTTAAACGCCCGCGCCTTGGATACCGCCGCCAACCAGCGAAACTACGATACGTCGGGTATGCGTTATCGGCAGGGGGTGGATAACTATCTGAATGTCCTGGTGGCCCAGCGTTCGCTCTATGCGGCGCAGCAGTCACAAATCAACACCCAATTAGGATTATTGGAGCAACAAATAACCCTCTACAAAGTGCTGGGCGGGGGCTGGAAAGGGTAA
- a CDS encoding efflux RND transporter permease subunit — protein MSKFFIERPIFAWVIAIVVMLAGGLSILSLSINQYPNIAPPAISVSVTYPGASAETTQKTVVQVIEQQLNGLDNLRYIESQSNSDGSASIIVTFDQGTDPDIAQVQVQNKVSLAESQLPTEVTTQWLRVAKYQSNFMMVVSLISEDGKLSDSDLADLLVSKLEDPVARTKGVGDFMVMGSEYAMRIWLDPAKLYKYSLIPSDVTTAITQQNVQVSSGKLGGLPSIKNAKISATIIGKTRLESVKQFEDILLKVNTDGSQVRLRDVANIDLGPEDYSISSTFDGKPSSGMALRLASGANVLDTAKGVKATIAGLQSSLPDNVKVEYPYETSPVVSASIEEVVKTLFEAIALVFCVMLLFLQNLRATLVTTMVVPVVLLGTFGVLAAFGYSINTLTMFGMVLAIGLLVDDAIVVVENVERVMSEEKLSPKEATIKSMAQIQGALFGIALVLAAVLVPMAFFSGSTGIIYRQFSITIVSAMALSVLMALIFTPALCATVLKESSGERSSHGLSGWFNRKFDSGTLHYTGYVGGVISRRKIFMLIYLVIVLATGYLFTRVPNSFLPDEDQGVMMMQVTLPANASAARTQQVLADMENYLLTKESESVSSVFAANGFSFSGRGQNSAMAFVKLKDWSQRTGSNLSVQALAGRAMQYFATLKDGKAFALIPPAVMELGNATGFDFYLQDAAGKGHAALMAARNQFLQLGAQDKRLTAVRPNGMEDEPQYQLQIDDERARALGLSLEDINDTLSAAWGSTYINQFMYEDRVKQVYIQGKASSRVTPEDLNKWYFRNSSGQMVPFSAFGSGKWIYGSPRYERFNGVSAVEIMGSPASGLSSGDAVKAVNEIAAKLPKGFNIQWHGLSYEEQLSGSQTPALYSISVLVVFLCLAALYESWSIPFSVLLVVPLGVLGTIGAVLMRGLENDVFFQVGLLTTVGLASKNAILIVEFAKDLHENAGKDIVEAAIEAAKLRIRPIIMTSMAFILGVLPLTISHGAGSGSQHSIGTAVVGGMLTATFLAIFFVPMFYVVVVNLFSRKSIKSSQPEVTNHE, from the coding sequence ATGTCGAAGTTTTTTATCGAGCGCCCTATTTTTGCCTGGGTGATTGCCATTGTCGTTATGCTGGCAGGTGGTCTGTCCATCCTGTCTCTCTCTATTAACCAGTACCCGAATATTGCACCGCCTGCGATATCGGTCAGCGTGACCTATCCGGGTGCCAGCGCGGAAACCACCCAAAAGACCGTGGTTCAGGTTATTGAACAACAGCTAAATGGACTGGACAATTTACGCTATATCGAGTCGCAAAGTAACAGCGACGGCAGCGCCAGCATCATCGTCACCTTCGATCAGGGCACCGATCCGGATATCGCCCAGGTGCAGGTGCAAAACAAGGTTTCATTGGCCGAGTCTCAATTACCGACCGAAGTAACCACCCAATGGCTGCGTGTGGCTAAATACCAGTCAAATTTTATGATGGTGGTGAGCCTGATTTCCGAAGACGGCAAACTGAGCGACTCCGACCTGGCCGATCTGCTGGTATCGAAATTGGAGGATCCAGTCGCCCGCACCAAAGGGGTGGGGGATTTTATGGTGATGGGTTCCGAATATGCGATGCGTATTTGGCTCGATCCCGCCAAGCTCTATAAATATTCCCTGATCCCCAGCGACGTCACCACCGCAATAACGCAGCAAAACGTCCAGGTTTCTTCTGGGAAACTGGGTGGACTGCCCTCGATAAAGAATGCCAAAATCAGCGCCACTATTATCGGTAAAACTCGTCTGGAAAGCGTGAAACAGTTTGAAGATATCCTGTTGAAAGTGAATACCGATGGCTCCCAGGTGCGTTTACGCGATGTCGCCAATATTGATCTGGGTCCGGAAGATTACAGCATTTCATCCACCTTTGACGGCAAACCCTCTTCCGGGATGGCGCTACGGCTGGCCAGCGGCGCCAATGTGCTGGATACCGCCAAAGGGGTAAAGGCCACCATCGCCGGTTTGCAATCCTCGCTGCCGGATAACGTAAAGGTGGAATACCCCTACGAAACCTCGCCGGTGGTCAGCGCTTCTATAGAAGAAGTGGTGAAAACGTTGTTTGAGGCCATCGCGCTGGTGTTTTGCGTAATGCTGCTATTTTTGCAGAATCTGCGCGCCACTCTGGTGACTACTATGGTGGTACCGGTGGTACTGCTGGGAACCTTTGGCGTATTGGCGGCATTTGGCTACTCCATTAATACACTCACGATGTTCGGTATGGTACTCGCGATAGGCCTGTTGGTGGATGACGCCATTGTGGTGGTAGAAAACGTCGAGCGGGTCATGTCGGAGGAAAAACTCAGCCCGAAGGAGGCGACCATCAAGTCCATGGCGCAAATCCAGGGCGCCTTGTTCGGTATCGCTCTGGTGCTGGCCGCGGTACTGGTGCCGATGGCTTTTTTCAGCGGCTCTACCGGGATTATTTATCGCCAGTTTTCCATTACCATCGTGTCGGCCATGGCGCTGTCGGTACTGATGGCGCTGATTTTCACGCCAGCCTTATGCGCCACCGTACTCAAAGAATCCTCGGGTGAACGATCATCGCATGGTTTATCCGGTTGGTTTAACCGCAAATTCGATTCAGGCACCCTACATTACACCGGCTATGTTGGTGGAGTTATCTCACGGCGTAAAATTTTTATGCTGATCTATCTTGTTATCGTGCTGGCAACCGGTTATCTGTTCACTCGGGTGCCCAATTCCTTTCTACCGGATGAAGATCAGGGCGTCATGATGATGCAGGTCACCCTGCCGGCCAATGCCTCGGCGGCCCGCACGCAACAGGTATTGGCGGATATGGAAAACTACCTGTTGACCAAGGAATCCGAGTCGGTGAGTTCGGTCTTTGCCGCCAATGGCTTTAGTTTCTCCGGCCGCGGCCAGAATAGCGCCATGGCCTTTGTAAAGCTAAAAGATTGGAGCCAGCGCACCGGCAGTAACCTATCAGTCCAGGCGCTGGCTGGCCGCGCCATGCAATATTTTGCGACGTTGAAAGACGGTAAAGCTTTTGCATTGATCCCGCCGGCGGTGATGGAGCTGGGTAACGCGACGGGTTTTGACTTTTATTTACAGGATGCCGCTGGGAAAGGCCACGCGGCGCTGATGGCGGCCCGTAATCAGTTCCTGCAACTGGGTGCACAGGACAAACGCCTGACGGCGGTGCGCCCCAACGGCATGGAAGACGAGCCGCAATATCAACTGCAAATCGATGATGAGCGCGCCCGTGCGCTGGGTCTGAGTCTGGAAGATATCAACGATACGTTATCTGCCGCCTGGGGCTCCACCTATATCAATCAGTTTATGTATGAGGATCGGGTAAAACAGGTGTATATCCAGGGAAAGGCCTCATCGCGCGTGACACCGGAAGACTTGAACAAGTGGTATTTCCGCAACAGCAGCGGCCAGATGGTGCCATTCTCGGCTTTTGGTAGCGGTAAATGGATTTACGGTTCGCCGCGTTATGAACGTTTTAACGGCGTGTCGGCAGTAGAGATAATGGGGTCGCCGGCCAGCGGTTTAAGCTCAGGCGACGCGGTCAAGGCGGTCAACGAGATTGCTGCGAAGTTGCCGAAGGGCTTCAATATCCAGTGGCACGGACTGTCGTACGAAGAGCAGCTATCGGGCTCGCAAACGCCGGCGTTATATAGCATTTCTGTATTGGTGGTTTTCCTCTGTCTGGCTGCTTTGTATGAAAGCTGGTCAATACCTTTCTCCGTATTGCTGGTCGTTCCCCTCGGCGTGCTGGGCACCATCGGCGCGGTATTAATGCGTGGATTGGAAAACGACGTGTTCTTCCAGGTGGGATTATTGACTACGGTCGGTCTGGCATCGAAAAATGCCATCCTGATTGTCGAGTTTGCCAAGGATTTGCATGAAAACGCCGGCAAGGACATTGTCGAGGCTGCCATTGAGGCCGCCAAGCTGCGTATCCGTCCCATCATCATGACCTCCATGGCCTTCATTTTGGGTGTACTGCCATTAACTATCTCCCATGGTGCCGGTTCGGGCAGCCAGCACTCCATCGGTACCGCGGTGGTAGGCGGTATGTTAACCGCCACCTTCCTGGCGATTTTCTTTGTGCCGATGTTCTATGTGGTTGTGGTGAACTTATTTAGCCGAAAAAGCATCAAATCGTCGCAACCCGAGGTGACAAATCATGAATAA
- a CDS encoding efflux RND transporter periplasmic adaptor subunit, producing the protein MRHKLLIISLFLVTACDGSSSHTTQMASIPQVSIVTLHTQPVTLTTSLPGRTTAVRGAEGRPQVDGIILKRLFTEGSEVTAGQPLYQIDPATYQAAYDKAQATLTNANALVKRYKPLSEAHAVSGQVYDDAVASAKEAAADLETARVNLNYTQVRAPISGHIGRSIYTEGALVTSGQSNYLTTIQQLNPMYVDVSESSQDLLRLRRALAQGHLKAAGDNSAAVLLTLEDGSPYGQEGKLEFSEVTVDEGTGSVTMRASFPNPHNELLPGMFVHAILQQGVQEQGILIPQEAVSHDVKGKPYVYTVKTDNTVEQRPITTGEMTNSLWQVTSGLQAGEKVITDGLQSVRVGIKVSANEHQTAAASANDTSSSMNDPSAQ; encoded by the coding sequence ATGCGCCATAAATTACTGATTATAAGCTTGTTTTTGGTTACTGCTTGTGATGGGTCTTCTTCCCATACCACACAAATGGCTTCGATACCGCAAGTCAGCATTGTCACATTGCATACCCAGCCGGTAACGTTGACCACCAGCCTGCCGGGCAGGACCACTGCGGTACGAGGAGCGGAGGGTCGACCACAAGTGGATGGAATTATTCTGAAGCGGCTTTTTACCGAAGGTTCCGAAGTGACGGCAGGCCAGCCGCTGTATCAAATCGACCCGGCCACTTATCAGGCCGCTTACGATAAGGCGCAGGCGACGTTAACAAACGCCAATGCTTTGGTTAAGCGTTATAAACCGCTGTCGGAAGCCCACGCCGTCAGCGGCCAGGTCTATGATGATGCTGTCGCTTCCGCCAAAGAGGCCGCGGCTGATTTGGAAACCGCAAGGGTTAATCTCAATTATACCCAGGTCAGAGCGCCGATTTCCGGTCATATCGGCCGGTCGATATACACGGAAGGCGCGTTGGTGACCAGCGGGCAAAGCAATTACCTGACGACTATTCAACAATTGAACCCGATGTATGTAGATGTCAGTGAATCCTCGCAGGATTTATTGCGCCTGCGCCGTGCGCTGGCGCAAGGGCATTTGAAAGCGGCAGGGGATAATTCCGCGGCGGTGCTACTGACGCTTGAAGACGGCAGCCCTTATGGTCAAGAGGGTAAATTGGAGTTTTCTGAAGTGACAGTTGACGAAGGCACCGGTTCGGTGACGATGCGGGCCTCTTTTCCTAATCCACACAATGAATTACTGCCGGGCATGTTTGTTCACGCCATCCTGCAACAGGGCGTTCAGGAACAGGGCATATTGATCCCGCAGGAAGCGGTCAGCCATGATGTCAAAGGCAAACCGTATGTCTATACCGTGAAAACGGATAACACTGTTGAACAACGCCCCATTACCACCGGTGAAATGACCAACAGTCTGTGGCAAGTCACCAGCGGATTACAGGCTGGCGAAAAGGTGATTACCGACGGGCTGCAAAGCGTGAGGGTCGGTATAAAAGTCAGTGCCAACGAGCATCAGACCGCCGCTGCTTCTGCCAACGACACCAGTTCTTCGATGAACGATCCGTCGGCGCAATAG